From Prionailurus bengalensis isolate Pbe53 chromosome F2, Fcat_Pben_1.1_paternal_pri, whole genome shotgun sequence, one genomic window encodes:
- the LOC122495542 gene encoding 60S ribosomal protein L23a-like, with protein sequence MKMVWKAKKEAPAPPKAEAKAKALKAKKAVLEGIHSHTKKDLPVTYIPSETLYLRRHPKYSGRAPRRNKLDHDGIIKLPLTTESAVKKIEDNNTLVFIVDVKANKHQIKQAVRKLYDIDMAKVNTLIKPHGGKKAYV encoded by the coding sequence ATGAAGATGGTGtggaaagcaaagaaggaagcccctgcccctcccaaagcTGAAGCCAAAGCAAAGGCTTTGAAGGCCAAGAAAGCAGTCCTGGAAGGCATCCACAGTCACACAAAAAAAGATCTTCCTGTCACCTACATTCCTTCAGAGACACTGTATCTAAGAAGGCATCCCAAATATTCTGGACGTGCCCCCAGGAGAAATAAGCTTGACCACGATGGCATCATCAAACTCCCCCTGACTACTGAGTCAGCcgtgaagaaaatagaagacaacaaCACTCTTGTGTTTATTGTGGATGTCAAGGCCAACAAGCACCAGATCAAACAGGCTGTGAGGAAGCTCTATGACATTGACATGGCCAAGGTCAACACTCTGATCAAGCCCCATGGAGGAAAGAAGGCATATGTTTGA